In the Ctenopharyngodon idella isolate HZGC_01 chromosome 4, HZGC01, whole genome shotgun sequence genome, one interval contains:
- the flncb gene encoding filamin-C isoform X1 codes for MMSNNTYYDQQLPPQYYQGTDNGEDGDEEMPATEKDLAEDAPWKKIQQNTFTRWCNEHLKCVNKKINDLQKDLSDGLKLIGLLEVLSQKKMYRKYHSRPNFRQMKLENVSVALEFLEREHIKLVSIDSKAIVDGNLKLILGLIWTLILHYSISMPMWEDEDDEDARKLTPKQRLLGWIQNKVPQLPINNFHRDWRDGKALGALVDNCAPGLCPDWETWDPSQPVENAREAMQQADDWLGVPQVIAPEEIVDPNVDEHSVMTYLSQFPKAKLKPGAPLRSKTLHPKRAKAYGPGIEPRGNVVLRPAEFVVETVEAGLGEVLVYIEDPEGHTEEARVIPNNDRNRSYSVVYVPKVEGLHKVKVLFAGQDIDRSPFLVNVSKALGDPNKVQARGPGLEAVGNVANKPTYFDIYTAGAGAGDVGVIIVDSQGRRDTVEIILENKGDSVFRCTYGPILEGPHTIYVTFAGQQIPRSPFTVHISEAPSSGRQIGSPVHIIPQSIRTPPSEKAKKVPPPTPPKPRRPTSNPNACRAIGRGLQPKGVRVKEVADFKVYTKGAGSGELRVQVKGPRGGDEPVKVQELGDGVYECDYYPIFPGKYIITITWGGHAIPRSPFEVIISEDAGPQKVRAWGPGLETGMVGKSADFVVEAIGTEVGTLGFSIEGPSQAKIECDDKGDGSCDVLYWPTEPGDYAVHVICDDEDIKDSPFMAHILPAASDVIPEKVKCYGPGLEPTGCIVNKPAEFTIDASGAGRGHLQIYAQDSEGFPIDIQITDNGDSTYFCVYIPTKPIKHTIIITWGEVNVPNSPFRVTIGEGSHPENVKVHGPGVEKTGLKANEPTYFTVDCSEAGQGDVSIGIKCAPGVVGPAEADIDFDIIKNDNDTFTVKYTPPGAGRYTIMVLFADQEIPISPFRIKVDPSHDANKVKAEGPGLNKTGVEVGKPTHFTIYTKGAGKATPEVHFTAAGKGEAVSDFEIIDNHDYSFTVRYTALQQGNMSISVCHGGDPIPKSPFTITVAPPLDLNKVKVQGLNTKVDVGKDEEFTINTRGAGGQGKVDVKITSPSRRPIPCKVESGASNEVHTVKYIPPEEGPYKVDISYDGNPVPGSPFTVEGVMPPDPSKVRAYGPGLKEGIVGKPAPFAIDTKGAGTGGLGLTVEGPCEAKIECQDNGDGSCSVSYLPTEPGEYSINILFADAHIPGSPFKAMVQSVFDPSKVTASGPGLERGKVNEAASFTVDCSKAGEAELTIEIISDSGTQAEVHVQNNSDGTYSITYIPPFHGMYTITIKYGGHAVPKFPARVQVDPALDTSGIKVYGPGVEPRGVLREVTTHFFVDTRVHNKMGGSHIKVRIVNPSGATTDAYITDKADGTYRVEYTAYEDGVHLIEVLYDDVPVPKSPFRVAVTEGCDPSRVRAYGPGLEEGLVNKPNRFTVETRGAGTGGLGLAIEGPSEAKMSCKDNKDGSCSVEYIPFTPGEYDVNITFGGLPIPGSPFRVPVRELVDPSKVKCSGPGLGSGVRAHVPQTFTVDCSKAGLAPLEVLLYGPTGMTEPVNITDNGDGTHTVVYTPAKDGPYTVCVKYADQEVPRSPFKIKVLPAHDASKVRASGPGLNASGVPASLPVEFTIDARDAGEGLLTVQILDPEGKPKKANIRDNRDGTYTVSYVPDMTGRYTITIKYGGDEIPYSPYRIHALPSGDASKCHVTVSIGGHGLGSGLGPTIQIGEETVITVDAKAAGKGKVTCKVSTPDGAELDVDVVENADGTFDIYYTAPEPGKYVITIRFGGEHIPNSPFHVVASDTIPIIEEPCDKLQLQQPYAPYKGYTPHWATEEPITAVDAMEPMLRPFNLVIPFTVQKGEITGEVRMPSGKTARPNITDNKDGTVTVKYAPTEKGLHEMDIKYDGNHIPGSPLQFYVDAINSGHVNAYGPGLSHGMVNKPATFTIVTKDAGEGGLSLAVEGPSKAEISCKDNKDGTCTVSYLPTAPGDYNIIVKFDDKHIAGSPFTAKITGDDSMRTSQLNVGTATDVSLKITETDLSSLTASIRAPSGNEEPCLLKRLPNRHIGISFTPKEVGEHVVSVKKNGKHVTNSPFKIMVGQSEIGDASKVKVFGKGLIEGHTFEVAEFIVDTRSAGYGGLGLSIEGPSKVDINCSDVEDGTCKVTYCPTEPGTYIINIKFADQHVPGSPFTVKVLGEGRMKESITRKRQAPSIATVGSTCDLNLKIPGNWFQMVSAQERLTRTFTRSSHTYTRTERTEISKTRAGETKREVRVEESTQVGGDPFRNVFGGFLGRESLGTFSSGQGRQSEGESGTQEMTAQVTSPSGNTDDAEIVEGEDSAYSVRFVPQEMGPHTVNVKYRGQHVPGSPFQFTVGPLGEGGAHKVRAGGTGLDRGVAGVPAEFSIWTREAGAGGLSIAVEGPSKAEISFEDRKDGSCGVAYVVQEPGDYEVSIKFNDEHIPDSPFIVPIASLSDDARLLTISSLQQEMGLKVNQEASFAVQLNGARGAIDAKVHTPSGAVEECYITELDNDKHAIRFIPRENGVHSIDVRFNGSHIPGSPFKIRVGEPGQAGDPGMVTAFGPGLEGGTTGVPSDFIVNTCNAGSGALSVTIDGPSKVKMDCQECPEGYKVTYTPMAPGSYLISIKYGGPQHIVGSPFKAKVSGARLSGGHSLHETSSVLVETVTKSSSVAGSFSTLPKFSSDASKVVSRGAGLSKAFIGQKNTFTVDCSKAGTNMLMVGVHGPKTPCEEVYVKHMGNRMYNVTYTVKEKGDYILIVKWGEEMVPGSPFHVTVP; via the exons ATAGTAAAGCTATAGTGGATGGCAACCTAAAACTGATCCTGGGGCTGATATGGACCCTTATCCTGCACTACTCCATTTCCATGCCCATGTGGGAGGATGAGGACGATGAAGATGCCAGGAAGCTGACACCAAAACAGCGCCTTCTGGGCTGGATCCAGAACAAGGTCCCCCAGTTGCCCATCAACAACTTCCACAGGGACTGGAGAGATGGCAAAGCCCTCGGTGCCCTGGTGGATAATTGCGCCCCTG GCCTGTGTCCGGACTGGGAGACATGGGACCCGAGTCAGCCAGTGGAGAATGCGAGAGAAGCCATGCAGCAAGCCGACGATTGGCTCGGTGTGCCTCAG GTGATTGCTCCAGAGGAGATTGTGGATCCCAATGTGGACGAGCACTCAGTGATGACCTACCTGTCTCAGTTCCCCAAAGCCAAACTCAAACCTGGTGCCCCACTGCGATCTAAAACTTTGCACCCCAAGAGAGCCAAGGCCTATGGGCCAG GTATTGAGCCCAGAGGCAACGTTGTGTTGAGACCAGCTGAATTTGTCGTGGAGACTGTGGAAGCGGGACTTGGAGAGGTGTTGGTGTACATTGAGGATCCAGAGGGCCACACAGAAGAG GCTAGAGTAATTCCCAACAATGACAGGAACAGGAGCTACTCTGTGGTCTATGTTCCAAAAGTGGAGGGTCTGCATAAG GTGAAGGTGTTGTTTGCTGGACAGGACATTGACAGGAGCCCTTTCCTGGTAAATGTGTCTAAAGCATTGGGAGATCCGAACAAGGTGCAGGCCCGTGGGCCAGGTTTGGAAGCGGTGGGCAATGTGGCCAATAAACCCACGTATTTTGACATCTACACAGCAG GTGCCGGAGCAGGCGATGTTGGCGTGATCATTGTGGACTCTCAGGGTCGGAGAGACACAGTGGAGATCATTCTGGAAAACAAGGGGGATAGTGTTTTCCGCTGCACCTACGGCCCTATTCTGGAGGGCCCTCACACTATATATGTAACATTCGCTGGCCAACAAATACCCAGAAGTCCTTTCACTGTTCACATCTCAGAGG CTCCTTCGAGCGGCCGGCAGATCGGCTCACCGGTTCACATAATCCCTCAGTCTATACGCACGCCGCCCTCAGAAAAGGCCAAGAAAGTGCCTCCCCCAACACCACCCAAACCCAGGCGACCAA CGAGTAACCCGAATGCTTGTCGGGCCATTGGTCGTGGCTTGCAGCCCAAGGGTGTACGTGTGAAGGAGGTGGCTGACTTTAAGGTGTACACGAAGGGAGCAGGCAGTGGAGAACTACGTGTTCAAGTCAAAGGGCCAA gAGGTGGCGATGAGCCTGTGAAGGTGCAAGAACTGGGAGACGGAGTGTATGAATGTGATTACTACCCCATTTTCCCTGGAAAATACATCATCACGATTACTTGGGGTGGCCATGCCATTCCCCGCAG CCCATTTGAGGTGATCATAAGTGAAGATGCAGGTCCTCAGAAAGTGAGGGCATGGGGTCCAGGCCTGGAGACGGGCATGGTGGGCAAGTCAGCTGACTTTGTGGTCGAGGCCATTGGCACAGAGGTTGGAACTCTGG GTTTCTCCATCGAAGGCCCCTCGCAGGCTAAGATAGAGTGTGATGACAAGGGTGATGGATCTTGTGATGTTTTGTACTGGCCCACCGAGCCAGGTGACTATGCGGTCCATGTCATCTGTGATGATGAAGATATCAAAGACAGCCCCTTTATGGCCCACATCCTCCCTGCAGCTAGTGATGTCATCCCTGAAAAG GTTAAGTGTTACGGCCCCGGGCTGGAGCCAACCGGGTGCATCGTTAACAAACCTGCTGAGTTTACAATTGATGCCAGTGGAGCTGGAAGAGGACATCTACAGATTTACGCTCAG GACTCAGAAGGCTTCCCCATCGATATCCAGATCACAGATAATGGTGACAGCACATATTTCTGCGTCTACATACCCACCAAGCCCATCAAACACACTATCATCATCACCTGGGGAGAGGTCAATGTTCCCAACAGTCCGTTCAGG GTGACCATTGGAGAAGGCAGTCACCCAGAGAACGTGAAGGTTCATGGACCAGGAGTGGAGAAGACTGGCTTGAAGGCCAACGAACCCACATACTTTACTGTGGACTGCAGTGAGGCCGGACAAG GAGATGTTAGCATTGGGATTAAGTGCGCTCCTGGCGTGGTGGGACCTGCCGAAGCAGACATTGATTTCGacataattaaaaatgacaatgacACTTTCACAGTAAAGTATACACCCCCTGGAGCCGGACGCTACACCATCATGGTGCTTTTTGCAGATCAG GAAATTCCCATCAGCCCCTTCCGTATCAAAGTCGATCCATCCCATGATGCTAATAAGGTGAAAGCAGAAGGTCCTGGGCTCAACAAGACAG GTGTGGAAGTGGGCAAGCCGACTCACTTCACAATCTATACTAAAGGAGCAGGCAAGGCCACACCTGAGGTTCACTTCACCGCAGCTGGGAAAGGAGAAGCCGTCAGTGACTTTGAGATCATTGATAACCACGACTATTCTTTCACTGTGCGCTACACTGCGTTACAGCAG GGTAACATGAGCATATCTGTGTGCCATGGTGGTGACCCCATCCCCAAAAGCCCGTTTACCATCACTGTTGCTCCTCCTTTGGATCTCAACAAGGTCAAAGTTCAAGGACTCAACACCA AAGTGGATGTAGGGAAAGATGAGGAGTTTACCATTAATACACGTGGCGCGGGAGGTCAAGGAAAGGTAGACGTCAAGATTACCTCACCCTCCCGCCGACCAATCCCATGCAAGGTGGAATCTGGAGCGTCCAATGAGGTGCACACAGTTAAGTACATTCCACCGGAAGAGGGGCCTTACAAAGTGGACATCAGCTATGATGGAAACCCCGTGCCGGGAAGTCCTTTCACGGTGGAGGGGGTGATGCCTCCAGATCCCTCAAAG GTGCGAGCCTATGGCCCTGGCCTGAAGGAAGGCATTGTGGGTAAGCCCGCTCCATTTGCCATCGACACCAAAGGCGCAGGTACAGGGGGTCTCGGGCTGACTGTGGAGGGCCCGTGTGAAGCAAAGATTGAGTGCCAGGACAATGGAGATGGATCTTGCTCTGTGTCCTATCTGCCCACTGAGCCTGGAGAATATTCCATCAACATCCTGTTTGCTGATGCACACATCCCTGGTTCCCCTTTCAAAGCCATGGTGCAGTCCGTCTTCGACCCCAGCAAGGTTACCGCTAGTGGACCAGGGTTGGAGAGAGGAAAGGTCAACGAAGCAGCGTCGTTCACAGTGGACTGCTCTAAAGCAGGGGAGGCAGAATTGACCATCGAGATAATTTCAGATTCAGGAACGCAGGCAGAGGTTCATGTCCAGAATAACAGCGATGGAACATATTCTATCACCTACATCCCTCCTTTCCACGGAATGTACACCATCACGATTAAATACGGAGGACATGCAGTACCTAAGTTCCCTGCAAGGGTGCAAGTGGATCCTGCTCTTGATACCAGTGGAATCAAGGTCTACGGTCCAGGAGTTGAGCCCAGAG GGGTACTCCGAGAGGTCACTACACACTTTTTTGTTGACACTCGGGTTCACAACAAGATGGGTGGAAGCCACATCAAAGTTCGTATTGTTAACCCATCAGGTGCCACAACTGATGCGTACATCACTGACAAAGCAGATGGCACTTACAGAGTAGAATATACCGCATATGAGGATG GTGTGCATCTTATAGAAGTGCTATATGATGACGTACCTGTCCCCAAGAGCCCGTTTAGGGTGGCGGTGACCGAAGGTTGTGATCCCAGCCGTGTACGTGCCTACGGTCCCGGTCTGGAAGAGGGTCTGGTCAACAAACCCAACCGGTTCACTGTGGAGACCAG GGGTGCTGGCACAGGTGGTCTTGGATTGGCCATTGAGGGTCCATCAGAAGCTAAGATGTCTTGCAAAGATAACAAAGATGGCAGCTGTAGTGTGGAGTATATTCCTTTCACTCCTGGAGAATATGATGTCAACATCACTTTCGGAGGCTTGCCTATCCCAG GTAGCCCATTCAGGGTGCCTGTGAGGGAGCTGGTGGACCCCAGTAAGGTGAAGTGTTCTGGTCCTGGTCTGGGCAGTGGAGTAAGAGCCCACGTCCCTCAGACCTTCACCGTGGACTGCAGCAAGGCTGGACTCGCCCCACTGGAGGTGCTGCTGTATGGACCTACAG GGATGACAGAGCCGGTAAATATCACAGACAACGGTGATGGCACACACACGGTGGTCTACACTCCTGCTAAAGATGGACCTTACACTGTCTGTGTCAAATATGCAGACCAAGAAGTGCCACGCAG TCCATTTAAGATCAAGGTGTTGCCTGCTCATGATGCCAGTAAAGTCCGTGCCAGCGGTCCCGGCCTAAACGCTTCCGGGGTGCCAGCCAGCTTGCCGGTGGAGTTCACCATTGATGCCCGTGACGCAGGGGAGGGTCTTCTCACCGTACAGATACTG GATCCAGAAGGAAAGCCAAAGAAAGCCAATATTCGGGATAACAGAGATGGAACGTACACCGTATCCTACGTCCCAGATATGACAGGGCGCTACACTATTACAATCAAATATGGCGGGGACGAGATTCCATACTCCCCCTACCGCATCCATGCGCTGCCCAGTGGAGATGCCAGCAAATGCCATGTGACAG TGTCGATTGGGGGACACGGACTGG GCTCAGGGCTCGGACCCACCATTCAAATTGGCGAGGAGACCGTTATCACTGTGGATGCAAAGGCTGCTGGGAAGGGGAAGGTCACCTGCAAAGTATCAACTCCAGATGGTGCGGAGCTAGATGTGGATGTAGTGGAGAATGCGGACGGAACATTTGATATCTACTATACAGCTCCAGAACCTGGGAAATATGTAATCACCATTCGCTTTGGAGGAGAGCACATTCCCAACAGTCCCTTCCATGTGGTG GCATCTGATACCATCCCTATAATTGAGGAACCGTGTGATAAACTGCAGTTACAGCAGCCCTACGCCCCCTACAAGGGCTACACCCCTCACTGG GCCACGGAGGAACCAATCACTGCTGTGGATGCCATGGAGCCAATGCTCCGCCCGTTCAATCTCGTCATTCCATTTACTGTGCAAAAGGGGGAGATTACAG GTGAGGTACGTATGCCTTCTGGTAAGACCGCCCGTCCCAACATCACTGATAACAAGGACGGGACGGTGACAGTCAAATACGCCCCCACCGAGAAGGGCCTGCACGAGATGGACATCAAATATGATGGGAATCACATACCAG GAAGTCCACTGCAGTTCTATGTGGATGCCATCAACAGCGGGCATGTGAATGCATATGGCCCTGGTCTGAGTCACGGCATGGTCAACAAACCTGCCACCTTCACAATTGTCACTAAGGACGCTGGAGAAG GAGGTCTGTCTTTGGCAGTGGAGGGCCCCTCTAAGGCAGAGATCAGCTGTAAGGATAATAAAGATGGCACCTGCACTGTGTCCTACCTGCCAACGGCCCCAGGAGACTACAACATAATTGTCAAGTTTGATGACAAGCACATTGCTGGAAGCCCCTTTACAGCCAAGATCACAG GCGATGACTCCATGAGGACTTCTCAGCTGAACGTTGGCACGGCCACAGACGTGTCTCTGAAGATCACAGAGACGGACCTGAGCTCCCTGACCGCGAGTATCAGAGCCCCATCTGGCAATGAGGAGCCCTGCCTGCTGAAGAGACTGCCAAACCGCCACATCG GAATATCCTTCACTCCTAAAGAGGTCGGTGAGCATGTGGTCAGCGTGAAGAAGAATGGAAAACATGTGACCAACAGCCCATTCAAGATCATGGTGGGCCAGTCTGAGATTGGTGATGCCAGTAAAGTGAAGGTGTTTGGAAAAGGTCTGATCGAAGGACACACCTTTGAAGTGGCTGAGTTCATCGTGGACACCAGAAGTGCAG GTTATGGAGGTCTGGGTCTGTCGATCGAGGGGCCAAGCAAAGTTGACATTAATTGTTCGGATGTGGAAGACGGAACATGCAAAGTGACCTACTGCCCAACCGAACCTGGAACATACATCATCAACATAAAATTCGCAGACCAACATGTGCCAG GAAGTCCATTTACAGTGAAGGTTCTGGGTGAGGGAAGAATGAAGGAGAGTATTACCAGAAAGAGGCAGGCGCCCTCTATCGCCACAGTGGGCAGCACTTGCGACCTAAACCTCAAGATTCCAG GGAACTGGTTTCAGATGGTGTCGGCCCAAGAGCGACTCACCCGTACCTTCACCCGCAGCAGCCACACCTACACGCGCACAGAACGCACTGAGATCAGCAAGACCCGTGCAGGCGAGACCAAGCGGGAAGTGCGGGTGGAAGAGAGCACCCAGGTGGGGGGCGACCCCTTCAGGAACGTATTCGGTGGATTTCTGGGCAGGGAGAGTCTGGGAACCTTCAGCAGCGGCCAGGGCCGACAATCAGAgg GTGAATCAGGTACACAGGAGATGACTGCACAGGTGACGAGTCCCAGCGGTAACACGGATGACGCTGAGATCGTAGAAGGAGAGGACAGTGCATATAGTGTGCGTTTTGTGCCTCAGGAGATGGGCCCCCACACCGTCAATGTCAAATACAGGGGCCAACATGTCCCTGGAAGCCCCTTTCAGTTCACCGTGGGGCCCCTGGGAGAGGGAGGGGCCCATAAGGTTCGGGCTGGTGGTACTGGACTGGACAGGGGTGTGGCTGGAGTTCCAG CTGAATTTAGTATCTGGACTCGTGAGGCCGGTGCTGGCGGTTTGTCCATAGCTGTTGAGGGGCCCAGCAAAGCAGAGATTTCTTTTGAGGACAGGAAGGACGGTTCCTGTGGAGTGGCTTATGTAGTACAGGAGCCTG gtGACTACGAGGTGTCAATCAAATTTAACGACGAACATATCCCAGACAGCCCTTTCATCGTTCCCATTGCATCACTGTCAGATGATGCCCGCCTACTTACCATCAGCAGCCTGCAG CAGGAGATGGGTCTGAAGGTGAATCAGGAGGCCTCGTTTGCTGTGCAGCTGAACGGAGCGAGAGGAGCGATTGATGCTAAGGTGCACACACCGTCTGGAGCAGTGGAGGAGTGTTACATCACTGAGCTAGACAATG ATAAACATGCCATACGGTTTATTCCACGGGAGAACGGCGTCCACTCCATTGATGTCCGTTTTAATGGGAGTCACATCCCAGGCAGTCCCTTCAAGATTCGTGTAGGGGAACCGGGCCAGGCGGGAGATCCAGGAATGGTGACTGCTTTCGGGCCTGGACTGGAGGGGGGAACTACAG GtgtaccctcagatttcattgtAAACACGTGTAACGCTGGGTCAGGAGCTCTGTCGGTTACCATTGATGGCCCATCGAAAGTGAAGATGGATTGTCAGGAGTGTCCAGAAGGATACAAGGTCACCTACACACCCATGGCTCCCGGCAGCTACCTCATCTCCATCAAATATGGAGGACCGCAGCATATCGTGGGCAGCCCCTTCAAAGCCAAAGTCTCCG GTGCACGTCTGTCTGGTGGACACTCTCTACACGAAACGTCATCGGTTCTGGTGGAAACGGTGACAAAATCATCCTCAGTGGCCGGATCTTTCTCTACCCTGCCAAAGTTCTCGTCCGATGCCAGTAAGGTGGTCTCCAGGGGGGCCGGACTCTCCAAAGCCTTCATTGGCCAGAAGAACACCTTCACGGTGGACTGCAGTAAAGCAG GGACAAACATGTTAATGGTAGGAGTGCACGGGCCAAAGACTCCCTGTGAGGAAGTGTACGTCAAACACATGGGCAACAGAATGTACAATGTCACATACACAGTGAAGGAGAAAGGAGACTACATCCTCATAGTCAAATGGGGTGAAGAAATGGTGCCCGGAAGCCCTTTCCACGTCACAGTGCCTTAA